One genomic window of Psychrobacter cibarius includes the following:
- a CDS encoding ABC transporter ATP-binding protein, protein MTSSPSIAVSTPQVSVKTETLLTASQLNKTVQVGEQTLSIIKDVDIYVNAGEFVVIMGKSGSGKSTLLGLLAALDYPDSGTVSLAGQMLSSLDEDALAVIRQQDMGFVFQSFHLLPTLTVAENIAFPLDIARRPNPARVDELIDAVDLGHRRHSLPNQLSGGEQQRTAVARALVSHPKIVFADEPTGNLDEQNADQVMQLLLDLRQKVGSALVVVTHDPALAEMADRVITMHNGRIVPT, encoded by the coding sequence ATGACATCATCACCTTCGATTGCCGTTTCAACGCCACAAGTAAGCGTTAAAACGGAAACTCTACTGACCGCCTCACAATTAAACAAAACGGTGCAAGTCGGCGAGCAAACCCTATCAATCATTAAAGACGTAGATATCTATGTCAACGCTGGCGAGTTTGTGGTCATTATGGGCAAATCAGGCTCAGGCAAATCTACCTTATTAGGGTTGCTCGCAGCATTAGATTATCCTGATAGCGGTACAGTGTCACTGGCGGGTCAAATGCTTAGTAGCCTTGACGAAGATGCGCTAGCCGTCATTCGTCAGCAGGATATGGGTTTTGTTTTTCAGTCATTTCATCTACTGCCAACCTTGACAGTCGCTGAAAACATTGCCTTTCCACTTGATATTGCCAGACGACCAAACCCAGCACGAGTAGACGAGCTTATTGATGCCGTTGATTTGGGTCATCGCCGTCATAGCTTACCCAATCAACTATCGGGCGGTGAGCAGCAGCGTACGGCTGTGGCACGAGCGCTGGTGTCGCATCCAAAGATTGTGTTTGCGGATGAGCCAACGGGCAACTTAGATGAGCAAAATGCCGATCAAGTCATGCAGCTATTGTTAGATTTAAGACAAAAAGTCGGTTCGGCATTGGTCGTTGTGACCCATGACCCTGCACTTGCCGAGATGGCAGATCGTGTCATCACCATGCATAATGGTCGAATTGTACCTACATGA
- a CDS encoding ABC transporter substrate-binding protein, whose product MNRKPTDNKPPADTKKTDTCMRQASSYPSGILNQLFSTLGFQTLGSQALSRSWWQRWVYPVLFLLTLTLSLATYLTLDSVQQSVDRYINDNQRALVGGDLILNSKQDWPSEVLTQVETIPDTQTVYDYQFSAMLVNDEQTLLASIKAVSPSYPLYGTAELASGQPLWEQLTSDSVIVAPEVLSSLQANVGDRITIGDAQFTISDVLTKEPDRPLTTFGFGGRVLMHQDSLAATNLLGQRSRINYRIEMAGDPELITTQRDALTDILTNYPDIELSDAESADTSVSRISDNVLMFLKLLVIAVLLLSTVAMYGVISAFVTKQQSNNAIRLALGEPLGSLKRSYYQLLIVTTAIACVAAIILSLGLLKIGQPYLVAILPADVGLAINPISAIKTIVIALVLTLLIAQRGLSALNTTKPATLLNQGASTQTQNLPWYRRVPLLWYGLVLAGLYAFFAYEVGSLSLGAQLLGGLIGFVAIFWLLARGWIWLLNKLASNTKVSWMQRIAIHNLARKGNQSALFFVTLSLSVAVLTLITTLNHSINAQFINAYPEDAPNLFLLDVQSDQHDDIDAIIEAPVTYYPVIRARVETANDVLAKDIEPADGFDDPTRVFNLSYADTVMDTEYIVDSLTDDALYTPIDATNEQIKPLSILDTAAGMLNVGMGDQVRFNIQGIEIIGQITSIRTRYERGPSPYFYFLFEPSVLSAAPQIQFATAHVSENDIPELQGKLVREFPAVTTIDGTAIAKQIQELVVQMSRLVYVFTLLALLTGVMVLISSLLSTSQDRMKDSASFRLLGMQKRDLYMLNILELGVLGISAATFAVVIASVGAWAAITQWFNLQFSVPWTSLAIGGAALVVLLFAIAIIYVKLVIGRGIMARVRAMV is encoded by the coding sequence ATGAATCGTAAGCCCACAGACAATAAACCACCAGCTGATACAAAAAAGACTGATACCTGTATGCGTCAAGCGTCAAGCTATCCTAGCGGTATCCTTAATCAACTATTTAGTACCTTAGGTTTTCAAACACTGGGTTCCCAAGCACTCAGTCGTAGCTGGTGGCAGCGTTGGGTATATCCCGTGTTGTTTCTGCTGACATTAACCCTATCGCTTGCCACTTATTTGACCCTCGACTCGGTGCAGCAATCTGTCGATCGCTATATCAATGACAATCAGCGCGCGCTCGTTGGTGGGGATCTAATCCTAAACAGTAAGCAAGACTGGCCAAGCGAAGTATTGACGCAGGTAGAAACAATCCCCGATACGCAGACGGTGTATGACTATCAGTTTAGCGCCATGCTGGTCAATGATGAGCAAACCTTGCTTGCCAGCATTAAAGCGGTCTCGCCGTCTTATCCCTTATACGGTACAGCGGAGCTTGCCTCAGGACAGCCGCTGTGGGAGCAGCTAACCTCTGACAGTGTCATCGTCGCGCCAGAAGTGCTCAGTAGTCTACAGGCCAATGTCGGTGACCGCATTACCATTGGTGATGCGCAGTTCACAATAAGTGATGTACTGACCAAAGAACCTGATCGCCCGCTGACCACCTTTGGGTTTGGTGGGCGTGTCTTAATGCATCAAGACTCACTCGCAGCGACCAATCTATTGGGTCAACGTAGCCGAATAAACTATCGTATCGAGATGGCAGGCGATCCAGAGTTGATAACCACGCAGCGTGATGCGCTTACAGATATCCTGACCAATTACCCTGATATCGAGCTCTCTGACGCAGAGTCCGCAGATACTTCGGTCTCGCGTATCTCTGACAATGTATTGATGTTTTTAAAGTTACTGGTCATCGCGGTATTACTACTTTCTACGGTCGCCATGTATGGCGTCATTAGCGCGTTTGTCACTAAGCAGCAGTCTAATAATGCCATTCGTTTGGCATTAGGTGAACCGCTTGGCTCACTCAAGCGCAGCTACTATCAACTGCTTATCGTCACCACTGCCATTGCTTGTGTCGCCGCGATTATACTGAGTCTAGGTTTGCTTAAAATTGGTCAGCCGTATCTGGTGGCTATCTTGCCTGCCGATGTTGGTCTCGCCATCAATCCAATCAGTGCGATCAAGACCATTGTGATTGCTCTAGTCCTGACGTTGCTGATTGCGCAGCGTGGTCTAAGCGCACTTAACACGACTAAACCCGCTACCCTACTCAATCAAGGGGCAAGCACGCAAACGCAAAATTTACCTTGGTACCGACGCGTGCCGCTACTGTGGTATGGCTTGGTGCTGGCAGGGCTGTATGCGTTCTTTGCTTATGAAGTGGGCTCGCTGTCATTAGGGGCGCAGTTATTGGGTGGCTTGATTGGCTTTGTAGCGATATTTTGGCTATTGGCGCGTGGGTGGATCTGGCTGCTTAACAAGTTGGCAAGCAATACCAAAGTTAGTTGGATGCAGCGTATCGCCATTCATAACCTTGCGCGTAAAGGCAACCAATCAGCATTATTCTTTGTCACCTTATCGCTATCGGTGGCGGTGCTGACGCTCATCACCACACTCAATCACAGTATCAATGCGCAGTTTATCAATGCCTATCCTGAAGATGCGCCTAACTTATTCTTGCTGGATGTGCAGAGCGATCAACATGACGATATTGATGCGATCATTGAGGCGCCCGTCACTTATTATCCCGTCATTCGTGCCCGTGTGGAGACGGCCAATGACGTACTGGCAAAAGATATCGAGCCTGCTGATGGGTTTGATGATCCCACGCGTGTCTTTAATTTGAGCTACGCAGATACGGTCATGGATACTGAATACATCGTTGACTCACTCACGGATGATGCACTGTATACGCCTATCGATGCGACAAATGAGCAAATCAAACCCTTGTCTATCTTGGACACTGCTGCAGGTATGCTCAATGTCGGTATGGGCGATCAGGTGCGCTTTAACATTCAAGGTATCGAAATTATCGGGCAGATCACCAGTATTCGCACGCGCTATGAGCGTGGCCCAAGCCCGTATTTTTACTTCTTATTTGAGCCGTCTGTACTGTCTGCTGCCCCGCAGATTCAGTTTGCTACTGCGCACGTTTCAGAGAATGACATTCCAGAACTACAAGGCAAACTGGTACGCGAGTTCCCTGCTGTCACTACGATTGATGGGACGGCTATCGCCAAGCAAATCCAAGAGTTGGTAGTACAAATGAGCCGCTTGGTCTATGTGTTCACTTTGCTTGCCCTACTCACTGGGGTCATGGTGCTGATCAGCTCGCTGCTGTCTACTTCGCAAGATCGTATGAAGGACAGCGCATCATTTAGACTGCTCGGTATGCAAAAGCGCGACCTGTATATGCTCAATATTTTAGAGCTGGGTGTGCTTGGTATTAGCGCGGCGACCTTTGCCGTTGTCATCGCCAGCGTTGGTGCATGGGCTGCTATCACGCAATGGTTTAATCTACAGTTTAGTGTGCCTTGGACGAGTCTAGCTATTGGCGGTGCAGCGTTAGTTGTCTTGCTGTTTGCCATTGCCATTATTTATGTGAAACTGGTGATTGGACGTGGGATTATGGCGCGGGTTCGAGCGATGGTTTAA
- a CDS encoding RNA-directed DNA polymerase, giving the protein MKEYFEKAVKNIAKYGDTDIFPFPFERYMFEEKHESTVKLLEAIHCNFDSGLSSEPPSTIEEMVPVGYFGFRKATMIEPFWNAYFLGLVISLAESIELKRIDETENTVFSYRYEWNEEKSSLFKNITWLDYKKQCVENSMNCKYVVQTDIADFYPRINHHKLENELKRIDNESSDTANRIMKVLSSLTKTISYGLPVGGPASRILAELALRHVDEHLISNNIKFCRYVDDYTIFCDSESEAYKQILFLTQKLANDQLSLQKTKTKIMPSDEFLDIHKSLSPSAQDDSTDEQKLLNISIRFDPYSNTSQEDYESTKSAISEIDIIGILSKEINKTRVDQIVTKQAIGAIKVLDTAKQLEAVKVLLDEKNLVTLTPVFTTILRAFRGIYDNLPEEGQQKIDDTLLNLFDNDHYLIRVNLNISYMIQLLSINKSQKKIRFFTRKFESSKDQFIKRQIIIAMSNWNCDYWLSDRKSDFNSSSVWERRAIIYSSYYLNDEGNHWRRSNRKSFTSQENLLKDWFSERKQSQKKVLS; this is encoded by the coding sequence ATGAAAGAGTATTTCGAAAAAGCTGTCAAAAACATTGCCAAATACGGTGATACAGATATATTTCCTTTTCCGTTCGAAAGATATATGTTCGAAGAAAAGCATGAAAGTACTGTTAAATTGTTAGAGGCAATACACTGTAATTTTGATAGCGGCTTGTCAAGCGAGCCTCCTTCAACTATCGAAGAAATGGTTCCTGTAGGATATTTTGGTTTTCGTAAAGCAACAATGATAGAGCCTTTTTGGAATGCTTACTTCTTAGGGCTTGTGATCAGTCTAGCTGAAAGTATCGAGTTAAAAAGAATTGATGAGACTGAGAATACAGTTTTTTCATATAGATATGAGTGGAATGAGGAGAAAAGCTCTCTTTTTAAAAATATTACATGGTTAGATTATAAAAAACAGTGCGTGGAAAATTCTATGAACTGTAAATATGTAGTACAAACCGATATTGCAGATTTTTATCCTCGAATTAATCATCACAAGTTAGAAAATGAACTAAAACGTATAGATAATGAATCAAGTGATACAGCAAATAGAATAATGAAAGTACTATCAAGTCTTACTAAGACAATATCTTATGGTCTCCCTGTTGGTGGTCCCGCTTCTAGAATCCTAGCTGAGCTAGCATTGAGACACGTTGATGAACATCTTATAAGCAATAATATAAAGTTTTGTCGATATGTTGATGACTATACAATTTTTTGTGATTCTGAGTCTGAAGCATATAAACAAATTTTATTTTTAACACAGAAGCTTGCAAATGATCAGTTGAGTTTACAGAAGACTAAAACGAAGATAATGCCTTCAGATGAATTTTTAGATATTCATAAATCTCTTAGTCCGTCAGCTCAAGATGATTCAACTGATGAACAAAAACTACTGAATATTTCAATTAGATTTGACCCCTACTCAAATACATCTCAAGAAGATTATGAGTCTACAAAAAGTGCTATTTCAGAAATAGATATTATTGGTATTTTGTCTAAAGAGATCAATAAAACAAGAGTTGATCAAATTGTTACCAAACAAGCGATTGGTGCAATTAAAGTTTTAGATACTGCAAAACAGTTAGAAGCAGTTAAGGTTCTTCTTGATGAAAAAAATCTGGTTACTTTAACACCAGTATTTACAACTATACTTCGTGCCTTTAGAGGTATCTATGATAATTTACCGGAGGAAGGGCAGCAGAAGATAGATGACACATTGTTAAATCTTTTCGATAATGACCATTATCTGATAAGGGTTAATTTAAATATAAGTTATATGATACAGTTGTTATCGATAAATAAGTCACAGAAAAAAATTAGGTTCTTTACTAGAAAGTTTGAATCAAGCAAAGATCAATTTATAAAAAGACAGATAATTATAGCGATGTCTAACTGGAATTGTGACTATTGGCTATCTGATAGAAAAAGCGATTTCAATAGTAGTTCGGTATGGGAAAGAAGAGCTATTATTTATTCATCATATTATCTAAATGATGAAGGTAATCACTGGAGAAGAAGTAATAGAAAAAGCTTTACAAGCCAAGAAAATCTTTTAAAAGATTGGTTTTCAGAAAGAAAACAGTCACAAAAAAAGGTTTTATCATGA
- a CDS encoding valine--pyruvate transaminase, with amino-acid sequence MKFSKFGQKFTQPTGISQLMDDLGDALKSDQPVNMLGGGNPAKIDAVNELFLETYKALGVDNDTGVPNSSAIISMANYSNPQGDAAFIDALVGFFNRHYDWNLTSENIALTNGSQNAFFYLFNLFGGAFTDEKNESVDKSILLPLTPEYIGYSDVHVEGQHFTAVLPHIDEVTHDGEEGFFKYRVDFDALENLPALKEGRIGAICCSRPTNPTGNVLTDDEMAHLAEIAKRYDIPLIIDNAYGMPFPNIIYSDAHLNWDNNTILCFSLSKIGLPGMRTGIIVADAKVIEAVSAMNAVVNLAPTRFGAAIATPLVENDRIKQLSDNDIKPFYQKQATLAVKLLKEALGDYPLVIHKPEGAIFLWLWFKDLPITTVELYEILKEKGTLIVPSQYFFPGVDVSDYQHAHECIRMSIAADEQTLTDGIRVIGEVVRELYDQR; translated from the coding sequence ATGAAATTCTCAAAGTTCGGTCAAAAATTTACCCAGCCAACTGGTATCTCACAATTAATGGATGATCTGGGCGACGCGCTAAAAAGCGATCAGCCAGTCAACATGCTGGGCGGTGGTAACCCTGCCAAAATTGATGCCGTTAATGAATTATTCTTGGAGACCTATAAGGCGCTAGGTGTTGATAATGATACAGGCGTGCCCAATAGTAGCGCGATTATCAGTATGGCGAACTACTCTAATCCGCAAGGTGATGCCGCCTTTATCGATGCGTTGGTTGGCTTCTTTAACCGTCATTATGATTGGAACCTCACCTCAGAAAACATCGCCCTGACCAATGGCTCACAGAATGCGTTTTTCTATCTGTTTAATCTGTTTGGCGGTGCGTTCACAGATGAGAAGAACGAATCTGTCGACAAGTCCATTCTACTGCCATTGACCCCTGAGTATATCGGCTATAGTGATGTGCATGTAGAAGGTCAGCATTTCACCGCCGTATTACCGCATATCGATGAAGTGACGCATGATGGTGAGGAAGGCTTCTTTAAATATCGTGTGGATTTTGACGCGTTAGAAAACTTGCCAGCGCTAAAAGAAGGTCGTATCGGCGCGATTTGCTGCTCACGCCCGACCAACCCGACTGGCAACGTGCTCACCGATGACGAAATGGCGCATTTGGCTGAGATTGCCAAGCGCTATGACATACCTCTCATCATTGATAATGCCTATGGTATGCCCTTCCCGAATATCATCTACTCTGACGCGCACCTGAACTGGGATAACAATACGATTCTATGCTTTAGTCTGTCGAAGATTGGTCTGCCTGGTATGCGTACGGGTATTATTGTGGCCGACGCCAAAGTAATCGAAGCGGTTAGCGCGATGAATGCCGTGGTCAATCTGGCGCCGACACGCTTTGGTGCAGCGATTGCCACGCCATTGGTCGAAAATGATCGTATCAAACAGTTATCAGATAACGACATCAAGCCGTTTTATCAAAAGCAGGCGACCCTTGCCGTTAAGCTGTTAAAAGAAGCCTTGGGTGATTATCCATTGGTCATTCATAAGCCTGAAGGTGCGATATTCTTATGGTTATGGTTTAAAGACTTGCCGATTACCACCGTTGAGCTGTACGAGATTTTAAAAGAAAAAGGCACGCTCATTGTACCAAGTCAGTATTTCTTCCCTGGTGTCGATGTCAGCGATTATCAGCATGCACATGAATGTATTCGTATGAGTATCGCCGCTGACGAGCAGACACTGACTGATGGCATTAGAGTGATTGGTGAAGTGGTGCGTGAGTTGTATGATCAAAGATAG
- the hisH gene encoding imidazole glycerol phosphate synthase subunit HisH, whose translation MAKVTKVALLDYGMGNLHSASKALSVVGADVSITNDPKVVAAADKIVFPGVGAMRDCIAGMHEAGIDDVIRHAVFNKPVMAICVGMQALFEQSAENGGTDCLGILNGTVEAFNPTWKDKQGATIKVPHMGWNTISGMDFDHPLWHGIQNNAHFYFVHSYYCEPTNSSQVAAICDYGQPFCASVIQDNLFATQFHPEKSHTAGLQLLKNFVEWNV comes from the coding sequence ATGGCTAAAGTAACCAAAGTAGCGCTATTGGATTACGGCATGGGCAATTTGCACTCTGCTAGCAAAGCACTATCGGTAGTTGGGGCGGATGTCTCTATTACCAATGATCCTAAAGTCGTCGCGGCAGCAGACAAGATCGTCTTCCCCGGTGTTGGTGCGATGCGTGACTGTATCGCTGGCATGCATGAAGCAGGGATTGATGACGTCATACGCCATGCGGTGTTTAATAAGCCTGTTATGGCCATCTGTGTGGGCATGCAGGCATTGTTTGAGCAGTCCGCTGAAAATGGTGGTACAGACTGCTTGGGTATCTTAAACGGCACTGTAGAAGCGTTCAACCCTACGTGGAAAGACAAGCAGGGCGCTACCATCAAAGTGCCACACATGGGCTGGAACACCATTAGCGGTATGGATTTTGACCATCCGCTGTGGCATGGTATTCAAAACAACGCGCATTTTTACTTTGTGCATAGCTATTATTGCGAGCCTACTAACAGCTCACAAGTGGCAGCGATATGTGACTATGGTCAACCGTTTTGTGCCAGTGTCATCCAAGACAATTTATTTGCCACCCAGTTTCACCCAGAAAAAAGTCATACTGCTGGCTTGCAGTTGTTGAAGAATTTCGTCGAGTGGAATGTGTAA
- the hisB gene encoding imidazoleglycerol-phosphate dehydratase HisB, with the protein MTANAMTTADTPEQNAPKNLNLHGRPERIATVERITAETQVTCTVNLDGTGQGVVDTGVPFLDHMIDQIKRHGLFDLEIKCNGDTFIDDHHSVEDTGITLGQAFNKALGDKKGIRRYGHFYAPLDEALTRAVVDLSGRPGLHMDIPFTRSHVGNFDVDLFSEFFYGFVNHSWMTVHLDNLKGKNSHHQIESTFKAFARALRMACEYDERALNTLPSTKEAF; encoded by the coding sequence ATGACAGCCAATGCAATGACGACTGCTGATACACCTGAGCAAAATGCACCAAAAAACCTAAATCTACATGGTCGCCCTGAACGTATTGCGACCGTTGAGCGCATTACTGCTGAGACCCAAGTGACTTGTACCGTCAATCTTGATGGTACGGGTCAAGGGGTTGTAGATACTGGCGTACCTTTTTTGGATCATATGATTGACCAAATCAAGCGTCACGGTTTGTTTGACTTAGAGATTAAATGCAACGGTGATACCTTTATCGATGACCATCATAGCGTTGAAGACACTGGTATTACCCTTGGACAAGCATTTAACAAAGCATTGGGCGATAAAAAGGGCATTCGTCGTTATGGGCACTTTTATGCGCCGCTAGATGAGGCATTGACCCGCGCTGTCGTCGATCTATCAGGACGTCCGGGTTTACACATGGACATTCCATTTACCCGTTCGCATGTCGGTAATTTCGATGTTGACCTGTTTAGTGAATTCTTTTATGGTTTCGTCAATCATTCTTGGATGACGGTGCATTTAGACAATCTAAAAGGCAAAAATAGCCATCATCAAATTGAATCTACCTTTAAAGCGTTTGCTCGTGCGCTACGTATGGCGTGCGAATATGATGAGCGTGCACTCAATACTCTGCCATCGACTAAAGAGGCGTTTTAA
- a CDS encoding DUF4385 domain-containing protein, with translation MRAFDYDLDYKNLDLRAQPELYRVGRGEQGVLLVEPYKSEILPHWRFATPNIALESSETIYQLFLDYLAADDFVGADMARKFIQMGYTRARRYANHKGGKKYKGAVPDDKKGQSGAHGREELPRQIEDPIKAESARIFKQKWDECRENEDYLRMKKEHRERYKEVE, from the coding sequence ATGAGAGCGTTCGATTACGATTTGGATTATAAAAACCTAGATTTGCGCGCGCAGCCCGAGCTGTATCGGGTCGGTCGCGGCGAGCAAGGCGTATTATTGGTAGAGCCGTATAAGTCTGAAATCCTGCCACACTGGCGCTTTGCGACCCCTAATATTGCGCTTGAGAGCAGCGAGACAATTTATCAGCTGTTTTTAGATTATCTGGCGGCCGATGACTTTGTCGGTGCAGATATGGCGCGCAAATTTATTCAAATGGGCTATACCCGCGCCCGTCGTTACGCCAATCACAAAGGCGGCAAAAAGTATAAAGGTGCTGTTCCCGATGATAAAAAAGGTCAGAGCGGCGCACATGGTCGCGAAGAGTTGCCACGACAAATCGAAGACCCAATCAAAGCAGAGTCAGCGCGCATATTTAAACAAAAATGGGACGAGTGTCGTGAGAACGAAGATTATCTAAGAATGAAAAAGGAACATCGCGAACGTTATAAAGAGGTTGAATAA
- a CDS encoding phosphoglycolate phosphatase, whose amino-acid sequence MTVGIKQILIFDFDGTLIDSVPDLADATNAMLTTLGKETYPIEAIRNWIGNGSRLLVERALVGKVDVLEGELTVEEANHAEHLFFEAYKNLSGSKTVAYPDVDSGLKKLKAAGFTLALVTNKPIRFVPKILQFFGWQDLFSEVLGGDSLSTKKPDPAPLLHVCKALNVTPEQAVMIGDSRNDILAGQNANMDTFGLSYGYNYGQDIRELNPTEAFDDFAALIKYIFKNYKIDS is encoded by the coding sequence ATGACTGTAGGTATTAAGCAAATTTTGATTTTTGATTTTGATGGCACGCTCATTGATAGTGTGCCAGATTTGGCTGATGCGACCAATGCGATGTTGACCACTCTGGGCAAAGAGACTTACCCTATCGAGGCCATACGAAACTGGATAGGTAACGGCTCAAGATTGCTGGTAGAGCGCGCACTAGTAGGTAAGGTAGACGTGTTAGAAGGCGAGTTGACGGTCGAGGAAGCCAATCACGCAGAGCACCTGTTTTTTGAGGCTTACAAAAATCTCAGTGGTAGCAAAACCGTTGCTTACCCAGATGTCGATAGCGGACTAAAAAAGCTAAAAGCAGCAGGATTTACGCTGGCCTTAGTGACCAATAAACCGATTCGTTTTGTACCGAAAATATTGCAATTCTTTGGCTGGCAGGACTTATTCAGTGAAGTATTAGGCGGTGATAGTCTCTCAACTAAAAAGCCTGATCCAGCACCGCTACTGCATGTCTGTAAAGCGTTGAACGTCACTCCAGAACAAGCTGTGATGATTGGCGATTCTAGAAACGATATCTTAGCCGGACAAAACGCCAATATGGATACTTTCGGGCTGTCTTATGGCTACAACTACGGACAAGATATCCGTGAGCTAAACCCTACCGAAGCCTTTGATGATTTTGCGGCATTAATAAAATATATTTTCAAAAATTATAAGATAGACAGCTAA
- a CDS encoding Tn7 transposase TnsA N-terminal domain-containing protein → MEQVRVIKPTRRSMSGYYCHQGISIPYESTLERDFVVFQTFRSNVIEVVAQPITIPFEKNGRTYNYTPDYFVQIDNDGDRYNPDTKSLIVEVKPRDEWTRHWRDWSDKWKAAREYCKEHDYRFKIYDESRIRHQGLANVDHIMRYERLNCSRDDIETILEQVEMMGTTTIEYLLERFFMGDIYRPQGRRIIYHLMANKRLGFHLWDEINEKTEVWYV, encoded by the coding sequence ATGGAACAAGTCAGGGTTATTAAGCCTACTCGTAGAAGTATGTCTGGGTATTACTGTCATCAAGGTATATCAATACCTTATGAATCTACATTAGAAAGAGATTTTGTTGTTTTCCAGACTTTTCGTAGCAACGTCATTGAAGTCGTAGCCCAGCCTATAACTATTCCTTTTGAAAAGAATGGAAGGACTTATAACTATACTCCTGACTATTTTGTTCAGATAGATAACGATGGGGATCGATACAATCCTGATACTAAATCTCTAATTGTAGAGGTAAAACCTAGAGATGAATGGACAAGGCATTGGCGTGACTGGTCAGATAAATGGAAGGCTGCAAGAGAGTACTGCAAAGAGCATGACTATCGTTTCAAAATATACGATGAATCAAGGATTCGGCACCAAGGGTTAGCTAATGTAGATCATATCATGCGCTATGAGAGACTGAACTGTTCAAGAGATGATATTGAAACCATTTTAGAGCAAGTAGAAATGATGGGTACAACTACCATTGAGTATCTACTAGAAAGGTTCTTTATGGGTGATATATACCGTCCTCAGGGCAGACGCATCATTTATCATCTTATGGCAAATAAAAGACTAGGTTTTCATCTTTGGGATGAGATTAATGAAAAGACGGAGGTTTGGTATGTATAA